Proteins encoded by one window of Candidatus Methylomirabilota bacterium:
- a CDS encoding CoA ester lyase, translating to MAARLRRSLHFVPGGNERMIAKAITGPADGLILDLEDAVAPERKAATRPIVRDWLEQLDFGGRERWVRMNPIFSEHGEHDLEETIAGRPDGYVVPKPRHAGDIRRIAQILDKLEQRHGLPHSSTRLTLIATETPEGLLNIRDVAAASARIAVVSWGVEDLSAAMGLPRVRDADGRYLDIPRYARVMCAVAAAAAGVEALDTVYTDIHNLEGLRRECEEGVAMGFTGKISIHPVQIEVINSVFTPSRAEAEEAATLVSAFEEHARRGAGAFAWKGQMMDMPHLTRARKIVERARHAGVI from the coding sequence TCCGGCGGTCGCTGCACTTCGTGCCCGGCGGCAACGAGCGCATGATCGCGAAGGCGATCACCGGCCCCGCCGACGGGCTCATCCTCGACCTCGAGGACGCGGTGGCGCCGGAGCGAAAGGCGGCCACCCGCCCCATCGTGCGCGACTGGCTCGAGCAGCTCGACTTCGGCGGCCGGGAGCGCTGGGTGCGGATGAACCCCATCTTCTCCGAGCACGGGGAGCACGATCTCGAGGAGACCATCGCCGGGCGGCCCGATGGCTACGTGGTGCCCAAGCCCCGACACGCGGGCGACATCCGGCGCATCGCCCAGATCCTCGACAAGCTCGAGCAGCGGCACGGGCTGCCCCACAGCTCCACGCGCCTCACCCTCATCGCCACTGAGACGCCGGAGGGCCTGCTCAATATCCGGGACGTCGCGGCAGCGAGCGCGCGCATCGCGGTGGTGTCCTGGGGGGTCGAGGACCTCTCCGCCGCAATGGGGTTGCCGCGGGTGCGCGACGCCGACGGCCGCTACCTCGACATCCCGCGCTACGCGCGCGTGATGTGCGCGGTGGCGGCGGCGGCGGCCGGGGTGGAGGCGCTCGACACTGTGTATACCGACATTCACAACCTCGAGGGGCTGCGCCGGGAGTGCGAGGAGGGTGTGGCGATGGGCTTCACGGGGAAGATATCGATCCATCCCGTGCAAATCGAGGTGATAAACTCCGTGTTCACACCGTCCCGCGCCGAGGCCGAGGAGGCTGCGACGCTGGTGTCCGCCTTCGAGGAGCACGCGCGCCGGGGGGCGGGAGCCTTCGCCTGGAAGGGACAGATGATGGACATGCCGCATCTCACGCGGGCGCGCAAGATTGTCGAGCGGGCGCGACACGCCGGGGTGATCTGA